DNA from Cydia pomonella isolate Wapato2018A chromosome 14, ilCydPomo1, whole genome shotgun sequence:
caaatgttatttattgaaaacgacaaacttctatgaaattatgacgtttacttaacactttcaCAGGCTTGGttgtcaaaattgctgccaacttagcttggtctcacGCTACTTCATGCTCATTTTTGGGTAAAAGGAAATAAGGCAGCCGGAGTAATCCCAAATCCTAATATTTAATGCGTACTTTTCCTTCTGCGTTGGAATGTCAGAAAGCTCAACGAAGAACTGTAAAAGCTTGCCTCTGGCCTGGTCCGAGTAGCCAATATTTTCTAAATCTGCTAGAAACAAATTAGCGTTCCCCTGGCACGTCGTTGTACAGCCAGCATCAAACGTGtatcagactacgcgtcaaaagtatatGTCACTCTCAAACAGCTTATCAAAAAGAAAGATAGAGTATGTAGACGCGAAATGTAGAGATTAATCTCTATTTGGAATGGTTATCCAAGGTGGCGGATTTTTGGCGAGTTATTTCATCAGCtaatattgatgctgactgtatacaAATTTTGTCTTAGACTTTgatataagtacgagtataaagaAACTGTAAAGGTTAGGGCGCGCAGAAAAATAACTCTCTAGGCGTTTACGCGGTAAAGATAAGCAATCATCTAAATCCCGCGCGGATTGCGATTTTTTATCATAATTAACCTGCCTTACATAATAGGCATATGACAACTTGACaagtaatacaattataatgaattttttgtcttttaacaattatatattttttaaaagaataataatGTATGCCTGCCTTTTTTTTGCATTATCATTAGTCACAACAGTTAAAGGCCGAACCTTTTTTCCTTAAATGACAGCACTGCAATAAACACAATTTCTGTAGGTGGGTATGGGTACCTAAGAACACACGATCGAACCTTCTTACCGCAGTCCGTAACatgtttgtcggtatattagtataaattCATTGCGTTTATTTGCCGTCGTAATTTTTAAACAGCTATTTTTCCTAATTTTCCGACTTTCCATAGCACGCAAGTGTGTAATTGAGACTGAGTTATTTTCAAgtaaatttttaacaagcagaaacgtctgcgaatgatgctattaagcttagaataaatttaaaagggcaaaaattactgtcttgggtaagacttgaactaaaaaaaaatttagtatgggtagcacatcgttactggtgaatttccaatatgacttggaactccggtagccgtctaagaagttcttacggtagatgtcgctagggtcccctagacccatatggtggaaaatttgctgcctatggatgagatcttggtggctcagatggcagagcgctggagtatctatccaggggccgtgagttcaagtctcacccaagacagtaatttttccacttttaaatttatgagttatttccagtcccagataatttcatttcaaaatatataacaattcaAGGATCGTCTTCAGGGCTTAAACCTTTAACTTCATGTCAAATTTTACCTAAATCGATTCAGATGATTAGTcgtgaaaaggtaacaaagaTACAGGCAGAATTATTTCCAGTTTCCAATTTCCTATTACTACAGTTGTAATGTGAGTTGTAgacataaagctgattatttttcccggtattgttactatttggcttggcaccgacttaaaacatatcagttggtaacgcatatatgtacttaaaaaaggatattattttattgaatcctttttgaagtcggttactttttttaaaaaaaagtttttatttttctatttttagttttaaggcatTGTTAAAAGCGTATGCGTGACGCGTGATGCATGAATAAAAATCACAATCATGTCTAACACTAAACTCGTtacctttaataaataatcaggagTTTTCCTGAGTCCCTCTGGGAAGTCATTCCTCTGCCACTACTCTAAATTATCATCAAAAGATCAACATCATcagatccacttcatcaaatttatGGTTTTTGAGAAAAAAGCCTGTTTGCTTAAAAAACCTTTGAAAAATTTTTGACGTGTTCAGCCTCAATTAtttgtaaatgtattttataaattttaaatttcaaactgAGCTCAACATTCGTTCCCTAAATTATTTGCACAGCGGATTCGGGAATGTATGAAGGTCAAAGCTGCATGCGAGTTAGGGTTAGCGGTTAGTATTATTACACCACGTTGTGACTATATTTAGCCTTTTCCAATGACATATTCACCTATTGACATAATACAATGTAGACACCGGCATTAAAATTTTGTCATGTAGTATTTACTTAGATATTTGCGTCTCAATTTACTAATTCTTTGACGACCTAGGACATTATATGCGCAATTGCGCAGTTAAGTAAAACGCAGTTTTTTCACGGCGATGCATTCATAAAGTAAACGCACTACAGAAAACGCAGTCATTCAGCCAGTATTCGTTCGAGCGTTAAGGTCATTCCAAAAAGGTAATCTATTGCGTTGCAGTTTGCTGGCTGGTTATCCGTcgaaaagttttgtttttaaataaagaacgcAACGCGTTCTGCGCAGACCGAGCGGCGCAGTCAGTCTGTTTTCGAACGGTAGAAGGAGCGGACACGACGCGGCGATCCACTGGAAAAACGTAAGTTTTAATCTGATTTTAGCAAGTTTCTTGAATAAAAAcctaagttaaataaaagattaTATAACATtgcgtatttaaataaaagttaaacttGCTAGTTTGTCGTTTAGTTAACGGTTTtgtttaaaggttagatttactACGTCGCAAATGAGCAACGTAAGTACGACGCAGTTCGCGCGTGCCGGTGTTGTGTTGCTAACCGCGATACAAACAACTGCGTATTTGCGTAACTGCAATGTGACTGAATGTATTTTAATGGATATTAGGTGTTAGGATATTATATCTAATATGATAGGTCATGCCAATTGCATATTGCAGGGCGTTTAAGGCATGCGCAGTTTCTAGAATCCCGGTGCATTTCATCGATTTGTATGGTTTATTAATATACGTCGTATGCATTATACAATATTCTCATTTATACATAGGAAACAATGGATAGCTTTATGCAATACCTGTAGCTGTAACTGGAAAGCGAACATTTCGTTTCGATCTTGCCGATTCAAACTCAACGTTTTAGGTCAAAAGAAACTTAGGTATTAGTTGGGTACCTATATTAGTTACTGACCATTATTCATCtaaaaatgtctaaaaataaatgaacgaATTTGAACATGAAAGCACCTTATCCTAAAACGCATTTTAGGTAAAATGGATATGCATTTACCgtaaatgctgtcgttttatttttcGTGATAATATTTGGTGAGTagatagagttccctattctgtgCCTACAATATGTATAAGTTTAAGTGCAATTCTTCCACTGAGTTACGAAATCTTATTAATATTtcgtaaaacaacaaaaatttgtCCGAAATTGAGatttcgtttttatttcacCCAGAATAAGGAGTTCTTCAaacttaccaaattttatcaaaatctgacgaaaaaaatccactacaaaataaaaatcggcccagGATCGGTTTGTTACATTTGCTCCTTCGGCCTTAAGAGGTGTATTAAACTAGCCAACATAGTTGCAACATTTGATGCAACACGCAAAATGGCAGAGGTCAGAGCTTAATTTATGACGTCACCCGGGCGGAGGCGAGTGCGTCCCTGGACTGCACGCCGCATTTATATCCTGCTGCATAAGCTCCAATATATTACTTTTAGAGATGTACTTACAaatttactttatattattattaagcaaATTCTGTCAATACTTACAAATTAAGAATACTTACAAGCCACTaaggctctgtgagctgtataTTTCGCGAACCcccatggctccgccattttgaaaaaaatcctaaaacgGAATCGACAgaaaatatcaatataattaacgaacctgctcaccaaatgtaattttttttcccaccttttaccaactcgatttggtggtaactactaggaattttttttcccagtacttaccaccaaaatttggttagcgttcaatactaataaaacagtcTAAATATAGAGtgttttaatcaataattaattataagttaaaagtgatcaaaaatagtcgatctttgactgatttgtttgttcgttcttATAATTGTGACGATATTTATTGAAATGGACCTGATTGTCGATGGTGCTTACGTCATTATCAgcgatgctcctatataaataaaacgcagtgcggcgtaagtgCCCTCGACAAAATTCAGATtccatagataacgtcacaattaattcaatttacaattaataagataactTTCAACCAATCGTCAATTTCtctttatcttttaattttatgcacTTGCACaggttttataatttttgatcattttaaaagcatttaactgaaacactaatcgacttataactatttgttaaagcactctttatttatactttactatttctactgtttttattagtaaggtgggaaaaaaaatcccagtagttaccaccaaaccgagttggtgttaactagtgggattttttttcccagtaattaccagtggtaaaaggtgggaaaaaattcccagtacttaccactggtaacaacttggtggtaactagtgggaataacccaatgaacattggaccaagatattcCGTACATCGTCTTCTAAATCGGCTGACAAATATAAAGCagaattttaaaacattactttTAAAATCACTGCTTGATTTACTCTTAACTTAACCCGTTAACGGTCCAGATTAACAAAAATACACGATTTAAGCCTCAGTGCCTTTTaaaagtactgaaaaaaaaatacagagatGTGATGTTATACGGTGGTTATTTTTACCGTTTAGTATCTAAGTGTACCCTATAAAAGGCAAAACGGGGCtaagttacttttatttattctgaCGTTTCGTGTGTGACATTAgtataaataagcttttaatgtaaatcaataataaaGGTCTGGAAGACATCACTCTTTAGATTTGAGGTTGATTGTTGCCAACCTCTTCTTTAGTTATTGTTTTCCTTATTGAGGTGGTAACTATAATACATTATTATCGAGGCTCGGAAGTAGCTACTAGCTGACTGAGGATTAATTTTAAATGGACGACAATTTAATTGAATCCGAAGCCAACAATTAGCCGTCCAGCCGATGCTTTTCAGGTTATTTCCACCAAGTTATTGGTGAacactgggaaaaaaaatcccaccttgaAGTATTTGCCATTTGTTcctactatttttatatttgatagaataatataaaaatataatgaaatacaTAGGCAATTTTTCTAAACGGGAAAAACCGTGAACCAAAATAAATGAGCtttccatcatcatcatcatcttcctcgcgatgtctcggcatttttgccacggctcatgagagcctgtggtccgcttggcaaactgatcccgagaattggcgtaggcaccaCTTTTAAAGACCAACAAACATTTATCGACAAATATTTTCAGGCATTAAAACACATAGCACTTAAACCATACACAGCTATCAGCACTAAacgaaaaacaaattaaaaagcaAACACCTTACCTCATTGCAATTTCAACCATAACGCACTTATATTTAAGGTAAATAATCGTTGCACCGCTTATCTTGTGCAAGTTCCAATAAGGTTTTAGTGTCAACGACCTAACGTGTTTGTCGCGTTATCTGAGGACGTTACTTTCAGGGCCAGAGAGTATTCAATTGGCACTGCACTGTGTTTCGTGTAGCCCAAGTGACTGGGCATAATTAGTGTTTTGTTTTCAACCTACATCCATTACCATTAGGAAGAAAATGTTAATAAACTGCCTACTCTTTTACCTCAGAATTCTGTAATTATGTACTGAATAATCTCATTCTTGTCTGAACTCAGATTGGGTAATGAGATAATTGTGAAAGGTGTATTGGCcttcgccatcagatatatcgaagcggccaaggtgctcacaaacaTCTGAACACGGCTCTATTATTGTCAAggtgttagagtgcgtgttcagatatttttaagcaccttggccgctccgatatatctgatgatgACTGTACCTTTTCGGAAACTGGCTAATTTTGACAATACCTAATGTCTACAAAATTCAAGCACTTTCTGGTGTAACAACAGTAAGCAAGATGCCTTGGTAGGAGTTGCTGTTGCGTACCTACGTGTTTGCACCTGACTTGTCTTGAATGGATCTGATCTGTTCCTGACAGTCTTATACTATGTTGTAATTGTAAAGTTCGGTGTAGACGTGAACGTGCGCGTGCGCCAAAATGTCACAGccgtgtacagtcaagtgtaaaaatatgggtgtacacatcttactcaaaaatatgtcccatagcatcttatttcagtgtaataagagcgtagtaccatatttatgagacgatttatttgatacatatttttgcacttgactttACGCACACGTCACGTAAGCGGCGGTGTGCTCCCTCTCATAAAGATCTGTATATCACAACTAGCAAGCGCACGTTTGCTCACACGCATccggtgtgcacaggccttAACGAGACGTGCTTagcgattttttttactacaaatTATAGTCTAAAATCTCACCGTATACGCATTGCCAACAGGAGTCCATAGACGGCGTATACGGGTCGCTCGGCGCGTCGGGTCCGGAGACGGAGCGCCGCGAGAGCGGGAAGCGCGGCCGGCGGCCTGGCAGGAAGGCGCAACTCGACAAGCAGGATATGAAAGCCAAGCTGGGTGAGTATGGACAGCCAACCAACTAATTAATTACCATATAATGTTTTCACAGTAAGTGATGCCAATGGCGTAGTAAATTGGATGAGGTTCCACAATAGGTCAGGAATCAAGATGTTCGATAGTACCAGTACAGTCAGTGTGACCCCCCTGCAAACGAATTTCCATGCGGGGGATGGGGGCTCTCATTTATATCTGCAGCTGGCTATACACCAACAGGGATAGACTGAAAACTGTACACTAACAGTGAAAGACATCGGGCCCGAGAGCTAGAGCGACTTGCCATCGTACGCCGTCTTATAAGATAAAACTGTAGAGATTGTAAAACAGTTATTGGTTAATTTTTATAGTACTTAAGGCTAAACTAAGTTAAGCCCTATACGCATTTAAACGGTTCAAGAACTTACATGCAATATTCGATTCATTGCTAACTATCTACACAGcacaatgaattcagtcgatcgaccaaataaaaatcgcatgcaagttcttgaactgTCTAAATGGGGCTTAACTTAGTTTAACACAGTGTGTACCAGTCTCTACATGTGTATAGTCTCgtgatagataactggcaatgattatttgaattcagaactatcgccaaGTGGCAAGCATCTGAGTTAGTCGATATTGCTGTTGTtcgtttttgaagaaaaaaagatcattaaatattatcagaaatctacctcgagtgtttacattccccacctcagatagaccgtatctcttttagAGTACCTACTTGTTCTATAGTCTAAGTTCCACCGTTACTACTAACGCAAGCTAAGAGACCTACGTGGCGTCCATTTTGTGCACCTGCTGACATTGCATCCGTGAAGGTGATTAGAAATAGCCGAGACTAAGCTCTGGTTACGAGGCCATCCCATAACAAACAAGGCATATGCGTTTATTGAAATGTATGTGGCTGATTTATCTTaagtaaatgtaatttttatgatAGAGCCAATACTCGtacaactataaataaataaacaataatagcgAAAATCGTTGACAAGTTATACCTTTGGAACTTGTAAGGAAATATACGTCGTATCGTAGGTATTTGGGccaaaattaatgtaaatttaaacTATTATAAGTACTGACTTAGCTTATTCAAAATTGACTAAGTGTAGATATTTTTAACCGCCCTTTTCCAGAGCGGAGTAGGCAGTCAGCGCGCGAGTGCCGCGCCAGGAAAAAGCTCCGGTACCAATACCTGGAGGAGCTGGTGGCTGACCGGGAGCGCTCCGTGCTCGCTCTGAGGAAGGAGCTGGACAAGGTAACACAAACAAACAGACAGGACCAAACAAATCTGTAAGGGCAACGAAAGCTCCGGTACCAATACCTGGAGGAGCTGGTGGCTGACCGGGAGCGCTCCGTGCTCGCTCTGAGGAAGGAGCTGGACAAGGTAACACAAACAAACAGACAGGACCAAACAAATCTGTAAGGGCAACGAAAGCTCCGGTACCAATACCTGGAGGAGCTGGTGGCTGACCGGGAGTGCTCCGTTCTCGCTCTTGAGGAAGGAGCTGGACAAGGTAACACAAACAAACAGACAGGACCAAACAAATCTGTAAGGGCAAGGAAAGCTCCGGTACCAATACCTGGAGGAGCTGGTGGCTGACCGGGAGTGCTCCGTTCTCGCTCTTGAGGAAGGAGCTGGACAAGGTAACACAAACAAACAGACGACCAAACAAATCTGTAAGCGCGAGGAAAGCTCGGTACCAATACCTGGAGGAGCTGGTGGCTGACCGGGAGTGCTCCGTTCTCGCTCTGAGGAAGGAGCTGAACAAGGGAAGACAAAAAAACAGACAGGACCAAACAAATCTGTAAGGGCAAGGAAAGCTCCGGTACCAATACCTGGAGGAGCTGGTGGCTGACCGGGAGCGCTCCGTGCTCGCTCTGAGGAAGGAGCTGGACAAGGTAACACAAACAAACAGACAGGACCAAACAAATCTGTAAGGGCAAGGAAAGCTCCGGTACCAATACCTGGAGGAGCTGGTGGCTGACCGGGAGTGCTCCGTTCTCGCTCTTGAGGAAGGAGCTGGACAAGGTAACACAAACAAACAGACAGGACCAAACAAATCTGTAAGCGCGAGGAAAGCTCGGTACCAATACCTGGAGGAGCTGGTGGCTGACCGGGAGTGCTCCGTTCTCGCTCTGAGGAAGGAGCTGGACAAGGTAAGACAAAAAAACAGACAGGACCAAACAAATCTGTAAGGGCAAGGAAAGCTCCGGTACCAATACCTGGAGGAGCTGGTGGCTGACCGGGAGCGCTCCGTGCTCGCTCTGAGGAAGGAGCTGGACAAGGTAACACAAACAAACAGACAGGACCAAACAAATCTGTAAGGGCAAGGAAAGCTCGGTACCAATACCTGGAGGAGCTGGTAGCTGACCGGGAGCGCTCAGTGCTCGCTCATGGGGCCTCATGATGACAATCGTACttgacaaacgccaaacgaaaagaaaaaatgtacctGGATGAAGCGTGAATAGTCCATACATTaggtatttaagtttcgattggcgaTTTCTATCAAAGGTTGTCGTCTTAGCTAGACCCCCAGAATGTGGTACTTATCTGGCTTGTAGGATCGTTTTTTACCCCTGATGGTACGGAGACATTTAGGTTAATAAGCtgttgtttgtttgtatgtTAAAAAAATCCTTATGTCTAAAATGGATTGATCTGCAGCCATATCCAGATTTCAGCGGATTTGTGTTACATTAGCAATTGTTGAGGTTTACTAAACTAAgtcttataattttttaacGGTTCACAataaaatgaagaagttacgactaaataaatttaagagatctaaacaattttaatacaactacaattttaattttgatcgaAACCAATCAAGTTttcgttgttttgttttaattactgTAACAACAAACGAATATTATTAGAATTATGAACTGGTTATAACCAAAGTGTTTAAATATTTCAGTATTACAAATGGAATCTAGAGCTGGACCAGGGCCGTATGCCCGAGGGTCTGGAGGCGATGCTCCAAGAGCTAGGCGTAGTCAAACAGGAGGAGAAACCCTTCTAGGCCTGCCGAGGTTCCCTGCTATCTCCCCCTTGGAGGAAACGAGGTAAAATCTACCAAAAATATCTTTTCTACAAACCCCGAAGACCTTCAAATATCTTCGTTTGGATCCTTCATCAGATTTTCAAGATTTCGCCTCTTCGTTTGGATCCTAAATAAAACATCCAATTTACGTCGTTTTGTAGTTTACTAAGATtgaaattcttattatgttAAAATTCAAAGATTGACtcttcatgtaaaatatttggaTCCTAATTTGTATGTTTTAAGGAGTAGATTCGATATGTTTACAAAAAAGTCGAcccaattatttaaaatatctggATCCTAAATTAACGTATCGagactttaaatatttatttggatcCTTACAATTTTATGAACTGAAATTTATTTACACCCAAATTTTGCAATGTTATCGTTTATATTTTTAGAAACAAAGTGTATGACACTGTTATATTTAGGacagtttaaaactaaaaacgtaTCATGTAAGGGACAGATAAGCAGGGAATTGAAAGAGTTGTGTATTTTCAGATCAagtatacaatatttatattccatatacatacattttcacTTTGGATTTTGCGGAGTATCtaacatatataataaatttaatgtatatatatatatatatatataaataataatatatgtatattggaGGCCTCCCGGAAGACATGATAAAACTGAATGACGAAGCTATCAAGTGGATTAATTAAGTATCTGGAGTTCGATTTATGATTTCTCTGTGTCCTTATAATGTAATgtcatacgattaaataaataatgtattatgtatgatTTTGAAGCCAGAATATGCCttattaatttcataattgGTTTAGTTATTTTCAAATTCAGTAATTACTCGGCTAAGTCTACAAACAATAATAGGGGATAGGACTGTAATCAAAGtcattacatattttatataataagatattaAAGCATTAAACTACATAGAAATAAAGGtcctgtattatttatttatagttaaagaATATCATATTCACAGATTGTTTTGATATTTCTaaaaggtaactaatttaagcAAGTTCTGTCGTCTATTACTAAatctatattacttacttattaagaAATAGTTTACTTTACATAAGGTTAGagtacaaaaaatttaaataagtataatattagTTGTCTAATAAAAAGAAGACCGGTATTCTTCGAAGTTCCTTTAAACTCCGCAAAATCGAAAGCCCTAGGCGtaagtatactttttttttcaaagtttttGATGTGACGCACATATTTTTAGAGGGATATATTATGTGTATATTCACAGAACTAttgtgttaatttaagttttagttttgtgtttttatatttattatgaatctaTGACTATAGCtgattttaagttttgttatttGCCAGTTTCTGGGATCATT
Protein-coding regions in this window:
- the LOC133525075 gene encoding REPTOR-binding partner isoform X2, translating into MNIDFETMAVLEEESQNESIDGVYGSLGASGPETERRESGKRGRRPGRKAQLDKQDMKAKLERSRQSARECRARKKLRYQYLEELVADRERSVLALRKELDKYYKWNLELDQGRMPEGLEAMLQELGVVKQEEKPF
- the LOC133525075 gene encoding REPTOR-binding partner isoform X1; this translates as MRSKAGVVVKKVFISKRASLVPRKNGPDLVESIDGVYGSLGASGPETERRESGKRGRRPGRKAQLDKQDMKAKLERSRQSARECRARKKLRYQYLEELVADRERSVLALRKELDKYYKWNLELDQGRMPEGLEAMLQELGVVKQEEKPF